The following are encoded in a window of Corynebacterium marinum DSM 44953 genomic DNA:
- a CDS encoding LacI family DNA-binding transcriptional regulator, which produces MADGVTIYDIAELAGVSASTVSRVFSRPDRVSFRTAEKVRAAARQLGYRLDVETGSSGSAQRATRNLGLVVADITNPFFQEVFRGAEHAARQEGMLLTIADTHESVRRAKAAVELLMPTVDGLLLASTRLANGDIQKIARLIPTVCINRPVPGVPSVLVNNYEGAIRAAEHLESQGVRSITYLAGPTDSWADASRWRGLLDAVDPHALSTDRNMTAVVDPAPVPFTRSAPLSPETVARLSRLTVRQQRVEEPTTVGGRRAFELWRKNPTDAVICFNDLVAIGFLDQARRAGVDVPGDVAVVGCDNTEVTSLVHPGLTTIAGPLRSMGRVAAANLMAVIRGLKGPSAQPRVLPTRLIVRASSLHVRE; this is translated from the coding sequence ATGGCTGACGGCGTGACCATCTACGACATCGCGGAGTTGGCGGGGGTCTCCGCCTCGACGGTGTCGCGGGTCTTCTCCCGGCCGGACCGGGTGAGCTTCCGGACCGCGGAGAAGGTGCGTGCGGCCGCCCGGCAGCTGGGCTACCGCCTGGACGTGGAGACCGGCAGTTCCGGGTCCGCGCAGCGGGCAACCCGGAATCTCGGGCTGGTGGTCGCCGACATCACCAACCCCTTCTTCCAGGAGGTGTTCCGGGGGGCGGAGCACGCCGCACGCCAGGAGGGGATGCTGCTGACCATCGCCGACACCCACGAGTCCGTGCGCCGGGCGAAGGCCGCCGTGGAGCTGCTGATGCCGACGGTGGACGGGCTGCTGCTGGCGTCGACGCGGCTGGCCAACGGCGACATCCAGAAGATCGCGCGCCTGATACCCACGGTGTGCATCAACCGCCCGGTCCCGGGGGTGCCCAGCGTGCTGGTGAACAATTACGAGGGCGCGATCCGGGCCGCCGAGCACCTGGAGAGTCAGGGGGTGCGGTCGATCACCTATCTCGCGGGCCCGACCGACTCGTGGGCGGACGCCTCGCGCTGGCGGGGGCTTCTCGACGCCGTCGACCCCCATGCCCTCAGCACGGACCGGAACATGACAGCCGTCGTCGATCCGGCACCGGTGCCGTTCACCCGCAGCGCCCCGCTTTCGCCGGAGACCGTCGCCCGCCTGTCGCGGTTGACGGTGCGCCAGCAGCGGGTCGAGGAACCGACCACGGTGGGCGGGCGGCGCGCTTTCGAGCTGTGGCGCAAGAATCCGACGGATGCCGTCATCTGCTTCAACGATCTGGTGGCCATCGGTTTCCTCGATCAGGCCCGGCGGGCGGGGGTGGACGTCCCGGGCGACGTGGCGGTGGTCGGCTGCGACAACACCGAGGTCACCTCCCTCGTGCATCCCGGGCTGACGACGATCGCCGGCCCCCTCCGGTCGATGGGGCGCGTCGCCGCAGCCAACCTCATGGCCGTGATCCGCGGGCTGAAGGGGCCGTCGGCGCAGCCCCGGGTGCTGCCCACGCGCCTCATCGTCCGCGCCTCCAGCTTGCACGTGAGGGAGTGA
- a CDS encoding mannitol dehydrogenase family protein produces the protein MTALNRTTVQAPAAPVRLVHVGLGAFHRAHQVFYTQKAEADPADPQWGYASFSGRSAGITPQLAAQDGLYTLVTRSGDGDSPELMTALVEARAADEIERFVELLADPAVAVVTITVTEAGYHLTGGLTLDEQSPDIAADLAALRAGGLSPLKSAAGRIVAGLQARRAAGAGGMAVMSCDNIAANGETTRASILGFAAALDAELADWIAGNVTFPSTSIDRITPATTEELVADVARQTGYEDAVPVVTEPFSSWVIQGEFPAGRPAWENAGAEFVEDIDTFERRKLWLLNGAHSLLAYAGQLKGYETVDEAIGDIELRERVEHLWEDAAEYLKTPGLGISDYKKALIERFQNPRIRHSLAQIGIDGGTKQRMRAVPILKAQRSDNAMGHGAAYSIAAWITFLLKTDTIADTRAEELDRARRAEDPVAALLAALDEDLAADTYTLALVRTFVTELSR, from the coding sequence GTGACCGCTCTCAACCGCACGACCGTCCAGGCTCCCGCCGCCCCCGTCCGGCTCGTCCACGTCGGGCTCGGCGCATTCCACCGGGCCCACCAGGTGTTCTACACGCAGAAGGCCGAGGCCGATCCGGCGGACCCGCAGTGGGGTTACGCCTCCTTCTCGGGACGCAGCGCCGGCATCACCCCGCAGCTGGCCGCCCAGGACGGGCTGTACACCCTGGTCACCCGCTCCGGGGACGGCGACTCCCCCGAGCTGATGACCGCGCTGGTGGAGGCCCGCGCCGCCGATGAGATAGAGAGGTTCGTGGAACTGCTCGCCGACCCGGCCGTCGCGGTGGTGACCATCACCGTCACCGAGGCCGGCTACCACCTCACCGGCGGGCTGACCCTCGACGAGCAGTCGCCGGACATCGCCGCCGACCTGGCCGCGCTGCGCGCCGGGGGGTTGTCCCCCTTAAAGTCTGCCGCCGGCCGGATCGTGGCGGGGCTGCAGGCGCGCCGGGCCGCCGGGGCCGGGGGCATGGCCGTGATGAGCTGCGACAACATCGCGGCCAACGGCGAGACCACCCGCGCCTCCATCCTCGGTTTCGCCGCCGCGCTCGACGCGGAGCTCGCCGACTGGATCGCCGGCAACGTCACCTTCCCGTCCACCTCCATCGACCGCATCACCCCGGCGACCACGGAGGAACTCGTCGCCGACGTGGCCCGCCAGACCGGTTACGAGGACGCCGTCCCGGTGGTCACCGAGCCCTTCAGCTCCTGGGTCATCCAGGGCGAGTTCCCCGCCGGCCGGCCCGCCTGGGAGAACGCGGGGGCGGAGTTCGTCGAGGACATCGACACCTTCGAGCGCCGCAAACTGTGGCTGCTCAACGGTGCGCACTCGCTTCTGGCCTACGCCGGCCAGCTCAAGGGGTACGAGACGGTCGACGAGGCAATCGGGGACATTGAGCTCCGCGAACGCGTGGAGCACCTCTGGGAGGACGCCGCCGAATACCTCAAGACCCCCGGGCTGGGGATCTCCGACTACAAGAAGGCCCTGATCGAGCGTTTCCAGAACCCGCGGATCCGCCACAGCCTCGCCCAGATCGGCATCGACGGCGGGACCAAGCAGCGCATGCGGGCGGTGCCCATCCTCAAGGCCCAGCGCTCCGACAACGCCATGGGCCACGGCGCGGCGTACTCCATCGCCGCCTGGATCACCTTCCTGCTGAAGACGGACACCATCGCCGACACCCGCGCGGAGGAACTCGACCGTGCCCGCCGCGCAGAGGACCCCGTCGCCGCGCTGCTCGCCGCGCTCGATGAGGACCTGGCCGCGGACACCTACACGCTGGCGCTCGTCCGCACCTTCGTCACCGAACTCTCCCGCTAG
- the uxaC gene encoding glucuronate isomerase codes for MSTSHAAHPDRLLPVDPGTRSIARRLLAHVEDLPVISPHGHLDPAMFVHDEPFSDPTSLLITPDHYVTRVLHSAGVDLADLGVGGSDADKQAAWRIFVRNWPLFAGTASGYWLEQEFEHVFGINPDRLADGGADTADEIWAELSEVLDRPDFRPRALAESFGLEVLATTDDPLDDLAHHKMLAEDPDFSPRVLPTFRPDAYTKMYNAGFGENVEKLIDVAGEGLTGYAGYLRALRNRRQYFIEHGATSADHGTHNADSRPLDDAEAQRILDKGRAGTATRAEALAFEANMTYRFAEMSQEDHLVMTLHPGVHRNHSASAFERFGADTGHDIPFSLDYTAGLQPLLSDFGENPDFHFVLFTMDETVFSRELAPLAGYYPSVYLGAPWWFIDEIDAMNRYRSATTGTAGFSRYSGFIDDTRAYCSIPARHNTSRRVDAAYLARLVGEHRLSEDRAADIIVDLIDSSPRRVFKL; via the coding sequence ATGAGTACCTCACACGCTGCGCACCCGGACCGGCTTCTGCCGGTGGATCCCGGCACCCGGTCCATCGCACGTAGGCTGCTTGCCCACGTCGAGGATCTTCCCGTCATTTCCCCGCACGGCCACCTCGACCCGGCCATGTTCGTCCACGACGAACCCTTCTCCGACCCCACCTCCCTGCTGATCACCCCGGACCACTACGTGACGCGGGTCCTGCACTCCGCGGGCGTCGATCTGGCCGACCTCGGCGTCGGCGGGTCGGACGCCGACAAGCAGGCGGCGTGGCGGATCTTCGTCCGCAACTGGCCCCTTTTCGCGGGCACCGCGTCGGGTTACTGGCTGGAGCAGGAGTTCGAGCACGTCTTCGGCATCAACCCCGACCGGCTGGCCGACGGCGGCGCAGACACTGCGGACGAGATCTGGGCTGAGTTGTCCGAGGTCCTCGACCGCCCGGATTTCCGCCCGCGCGCCCTCGCCGAGTCCTTCGGCCTGGAGGTGCTGGCCACCACGGACGACCCGCTGGACGACCTCGCCCACCACAAGATGCTGGCCGAGGACCCGGACTTCAGCCCGCGGGTGCTGCCCACGTTCCGGCCCGACGCCTACACCAAGATGTACAACGCGGGGTTCGGGGAGAACGTCGAGAAGCTCATCGACGTCGCGGGCGAAGGCCTGACCGGCTACGCCGGGTACCTGCGGGCCCTGCGCAACCGGCGCCAGTACTTCATCGAGCACGGTGCGACCAGCGCGGACCACGGAACCCACAACGCAGATTCCCGGCCGCTGGACGACGCGGAGGCGCAGCGCATCCTCGACAAGGGCCGCGCCGGCACCGCCACCCGCGCGGAGGCCCTGGCGTTCGAGGCGAACATGACCTACCGCTTCGCGGAAATGAGCCAGGAGGACCACCTGGTGATGACGCTCCACCCGGGCGTGCACCGCAACCACTCGGCCTCCGCCTTCGAGCGTTTCGGCGCCGACACCGGCCACGATATCCCCTTCAGCCTGGACTACACCGCCGGGCTGCAGCCCCTGCTCAGCGACTTCGGCGAGAACCCCGACTTCCATTTCGTCCTGTTCACCATGGACGAGACCGTCTTCTCCCGCGAGCTGGCCCCCCTGGCCGGCTACTACCCCAGCGTGTATCTCGGAGCGCCCTGGTGGTTCATCGACGAGATCGACGCCATGAATCGCTACCGCTCCGCCACCACCGGCACCGCCGGGTTCTCCCGCTACTCCGGCTTCATCGACGACACCCGCGCGTACTGCTCCATCCCGGCGCGCCACAACACCTCGCGGCGGGTCGACGCCGCGTACCTCGCCCGTCTCGTCGGCGAGCACCGCCTCTCCGAGGACCGGGCCGCCGACATCATCGTCGATCTCATCGACTCCTCTCCCCGAAGGGTGTTCAAGCTGTGA